AATTTCTCTCATCTCAATCGTTGGTCAGAATTAACGGCTAGAGGAGATGTCCGGACAGATACTAATCTGTCTCCAAAAATGAACTCGTTGTCCGAACGGATCGAGGAGCTATCCGAATAGCTTCACCAGAAAGACGCTATGTATGAGCCAAATTCCACAATTGAAAGGCATGCATTATATGCAAGCTTGTAAAATTATCCAAGATAAAGATCATGGACATATATATTTGGGTTGAGTATAACTCGTTAAATCCGAATCATAAAAAGTAATTAAAGAGAACAAAGTGATGACTAAAAAAGTGTATTGGGACTCAAATTACCAACAAGATCATCCATTCATTGTCACATCATCAAGTTCACGCATAACAATAATAGAATCAAGTTACTTCCTTGAACAATCTTTCAAATAGAAAATATTCATAAAAGCACAAGCTTATAGAATAATCTTGTCATTAGGCCAACTCTCAAATAACATGCGAAGCACCAATTATCCTAAATGTTAACGCTTATAAAGAAGGTGAATCttttaatattttgtattaCTTAGTAAACCGATATACATTGCTCTAGGACTCCATTTGGTTTTAATATAGTGCAATTATAATAGAAATCTTGTTACACGTAATAACAAGTTTGACAGGTCTTGtgattacaaattttataatatatgtcaAGTATTAATAATGTGATTACTAAAAATAGAAAAGTTAAAATTAAACCAAACATTGTCATGTAATGTGAATATAATTATCATTACAATACAAGTCTATCCAATCAAGCCGTAAGAATAAGACTAGCTTATTAACTAATTGTCGAACTGAGACTCACATCGATCAGATGgtttagcgtgtgtgtggcctgtggacatttaaaaaaaaaacctttttgcACGCAAGTTTGAATATTTCTCCTCTCAGAATTTGTATAGAAAAAAAACTTTTTCCAAGAAATTGATGGTCAATCCGTTGGTCTTTCAACTATTGCCAAATTTCCAACTATTTATTATCTAAGAGAGAAATTACATGCACAGTAATTCAGTGGGAATCGCTCGTTGATTATGACTGGCGTTGGATGCTGGTTGATACCTTGACATAAGCTCTCCACTATGCAATGTTACCTAATCTTCCTGCATAcgtagtaaaataaataatgatCAAGACAGACGGTCCACTAGCTAGCGCATCGTGCCAACCGTCAAGTCGGTAGCACAGAATCGCGCGATACACTTTCGACCTCGCGCGACACCGCTCCTTGTTATTTAAGCAAATAAGCAACTTCCCTTCCTTCACGCATTATCTTCTTTATGACCTCACCTTCATTCTTTTATTCTCTTTTAAGTTTCTGAGAAACCGATTGAATTTCATCGACTTATTATTCGTACATTACTTCTTGACTTTTCACAACTTCGTGTTGCTATAAATAATGGATCCATCTTCAGAGTTCAACCGCTTTGATAGTTAATTTACAGAGCAAAACACATGAAGCTTTTGTTATGGCGTCGGTGTCCACTCTCTTCTTCAAGAATTAAGATTGGACGAAATTTGGTGTGCAAAAGAAGTCCCAGAAATATTGTCCGTAAAAAGCCCAAACGATTTCTGAACAGAAGGCAATCGGTAAGTTCTAACTTGGTCTCTTTATTTGATAAGCAAattaatttcaagcatgactattgatttttttttccttggcgaATGCAGAATAAGAAAGTAGGGAGCAGCAAAATAAAGGAAGGCATAGCACGGCTGAAGACGGAGATGGCAGAGATCAACGTGGAACAAAAAAGCATTGCGGAGGGACAGAAACAGGTGCGGAAGAAGTACGAGGAGATTCAGAGAGAACGCGAGCAACTAAAGAAGGAAACAGAGCTCATTTCGCAGCAGAGTCATGGTATCCGAGTTCGTTTAGATTTAATGTTCGAAATCATGAGAGCAAGAGTTGCGAGCGATTCTGCCAAAGTTGCTCAACTTACTCTACGTCTCAAGTTAGTAACCGAACATGAATATGATGATATTTAACTAATTCTCAATTAGAGGCTAATACAATTAAACTTTGATTGCCAGAGACTTGATAGCGAAGCCAAAGGAACAAAAGGAAGCTTTGATGCcagatgaaaataatatttaggCCTATGGCTATGTAAACGTTTCTAATTTCTATAGTGTGTTGTGATGTGTGTAATATGTAATATGTTTCAAAGCCTTTATCTGTAATGACTTCCAGAATGtaatcaaaccaaaaaaaattatgtatgtgCTAATTATGTTTGTATTGAAGATTGTCTTCTAATGGAAGCAAATAGGTACAAATCTTTTACTACCAACAAAAACATAGTAAATCACTTCACAGTTCAAACACAGAGTTGCAAATCTTCATGGCAATAAATAATGCATAAAAAACCTACTCCACAACAACTTTGACCGCACATCTTTACAATACAAAGAACAGTCAGTCCAAAActccatatacatacatatttaaaACGAATAAGATCAGAAAAAGCTCTATACTTcgtaaaaaatttcaaacaatcaTCTCTATTATATTTCAACCTAAACAAACGCCTCTACTTTGCGTAAAAACTTATACTATATTCCATTAAATCGGTGCACTAGATTCGATTTTCACATCcaagatattgtccgctctagGGTTCTACAGGTGTTCCTACCCTCCCCTCATGAATTTATTgttaaaatatatagatatattcaaTCCCTCTCCatcaataacacattttcatGGAGGAGAACATCCAGTAGTAACTCCGCAGTTAAGCGTGCTTTTGCGAGAGCACTATTGAAATGGGTGATCTCCTGGGAGGGTAAAGCCGCCACTACTGAGATGTGCGACCTCTTGAGAAAACAAAGCCATGCAGCCCCAATGATTTTGTTGATTATGAACATTAATCGAAAacatttgggataaaggctttatGGTGATGATAACGATCATGGCTAACATGTGATCAAGTTATAGTCTTGCATTGTAATAATGCAATTACACACTTATTAATAATGGTCCTGCTAGCTATCACTGGGGGAGTTTGTCTCAACAGAAATCAGAGCATTTTCAGTTGTTGAAACAAAATTCTATTGAGAGTTCTTCTTTATGGATAGCATAGGCACCttagtttttatatatatatgaaatattaaTTTACATAGTTTGTATCTTTTAATGGATCTACTCCAGATTGTAGTGTAAATGAGAGGCACCCTCTACTGTTAGGCGagtaccctttttttttatatgattgaGCCAAATCAATGTAGTTAGCAAATGGGGATTGGAGATACATTGTTGTTAGGGAATTCCTATTTCATTCCTGACTAGACTTGTTAAAAAAATGGCTCATATCAGAAGAATTATTTCACcttaaaactcaaaaaaaaaatgtaaattatgCGAGAGGGAAACGAAGCATACCATATCTGTATAGTCTGCGAGGGTTCTATTTCAACATTTGGTATCAGAGCTTGAGATTTTGTTTCTTAGGCGGCTAAGGTTTCGCAAACAAGATGAGTGAGCTCAATATGCATACCAAGTTCAACAAGTTTGATGGCAAATGTGACTTCAGTGTATGTCAGATTCCATactctgtttttcttcaccaaaatagCATAACAAATACAATGGCTTGTGGCGTCTAATTGTTTGTACCCTTCCTGTGATTCTCTCCAAGTTGATTCTGCAAAGAATTTACCATAAAAAATGACCAAATCATCTTTTTTTCCAACTAATTGACACAAACCTAATTTAAGGATATTAAAGATTCCCAACAAAACTCACCAAAAATAACAGAAACAATACATTGGCTTGTGTCATCCAATTATTTGTACCCTTCTAATGATTCAAAGTCCAAGCTGATTATGTAAATAATTTATCATCGCAAATGATCAAATCATCTTTAACTAATTGAAACAAACCCTAATTGGAGAAACCACAATCAAATCATCTGACGAGAAATGTAAATCAAATGTGAGTTTTGTTTAGCAGCATGTCCTGAGATTTAAGATAAAAGCTACGAAAATAATATGTAACCCATCAATTTGATAGCCCATGGGAGCTCACcatgtttattccattgatttaatcaatggaatagttttattttcactcttttatctcaaaatacattattcaaaatttaatattttaatatgattctattattttttaaagcacattctataattcatttcattgttttagttttgaattcattatttttgaaaatttcattaaaaaacaatggaattaagaaattccattgaaaaaaacaaaggaattaagatttacctgaTAAAACTCATTAACAATTAATCTTTttagaaagagctttatgcgttgatatgaatatgtaattttaaaaaaagtttaacatgtattttaaaacttaaaacgttttaaaattttatttaaaagatTTGGGCTACTACTATATGAACTAGCTATCACTGTTGTAAAATTTAATGCATGTAGATcaagaaaattgaaagaaaaaaacacatattGGACATTTTATCAAGGCTTTACCTGAACCGGTCTATACTGCTGGATTGCATACTTCAATGTTGTTGATCTTTGTGAACCTAAAAGCAAAGAATTGTTCACCATGAGTAAACAACATAAGAAACATACGAACTACCACCTACGGTGGTGCCACTCCACCTAGTAGGTAGGCCTCTCAATATCAAATCCTTTCCCCATCACCGCCTAGGAAGATCGGTCTAGATCGGACCTCCAGAGATCTACGGTTTATCCCTCTCACAGCCAGTTCGTTCAGATCCACCGGGTTCTTAGCAACTATCTTCTTGGGCTCGAATTCCGAGGGGACGAAGTAGAGGAGGTAGTGAGAGCCGGTGCATAGTTGAATCCAAAGGGTAGGTCATGGCTGACGTTGACGCCAACGACAACAGTGTCACGGAGCCTGGTGTTCTGGAGCTTCGGAGCCTGACGTTGCGGCATGTTCGGGGTGGATGACGGTGGCTAGGATGCGGTGGTCCTCAACGCAGAGATCCAGAAGAAAAAAAGACGTATTTCCAAAGGATCCGGGGGTCGTCCGGTTCCTATCATCTGGTGCAAACGTCCGGTATTTATCTTAGCCGTTGGACCTCATCTCTCACGCTCTTCATCGAAGGAAGCAGCTCTCATCTCCATCCTCGTCGTCAACTGAGATAGATATCAGATATACAAGGGAAACCCAGGAAAAACAAATCctcaataagaaaacaaaaggggCAGATTATAACACTTAAGAGTGGCAGATTATAAAAAACCTCAATATGATAGCAACATTTATAATTGTTTTGGATCTCACAATTCAAGGCAAAAGATACAGAGAGTCTTCGACGGAGGTAGGAGGTAGCTGTATTCGACGGAGCAGAGTCTTTGACAGATATAGGTAGAGTCTTCCTGCTTCACTGATTTGGTATGCTAAGCAACGAACTTGAGAGGACATCTGGTCAAAAACATAGAGAAATTAAGAAGGAGAGGTTGGATTTTGGGACCCTCAATGTGGGACAAGTCATATTCAGCCGTTGGATTTAATTGTACAGATCCAACGGCTAAAATAAATACTGAACGTTATTATCAGATAATAATTGATAAGAATCGGACGAACCCCAgatcctttacctaacgataaaATGAAGGCCATGTCCCACACTCCCACAAAATAAGACAAACCCAAAAAAGCTAACATGAGAGAGTAGAAAAAACAAATGCAACTAATAAACATTCGATCCCACCCATTTttgtaaatatataaataaattttagtaTATACATAGATAGATCCTCTATAGGAATAGTATTATGACTTTGACCACCTCCTTTTTTCATGGTAGCTCCCCTTGCAAGCTTCTTTTCTCCTGATCGATCATCCAGAGAAATGTTAATCACATGTTAATGATCACTAAATTGCATTGCTAGCACACGAAGTCCTTGATTAATGATTATTATTCCTTTTTCAGTCTTGGTCGCACGGAAGGTCcatcaagtttttctttttcttttatatatatagagtagGGTCCATCAAGTTGGTCACATTGGTTGGGGTCACCAGTAGTGATTGTATATCCCACACTGCCACGCGTCTGGAAGAAAGATATCCGAACACGACTCTTGTCAATTTTCACATCGCGTGTAGACAAAACCAAAATTTGCTTCAATCGCACGAACATGCCTGCCGATCGCGCGAGGACGCGCGATATTCTTTTCGACTCTTCATTCCAATAGTTTTGCCAATCGATTCGATAAAGACAACTGACAACTATGAGTCTCACCAACTTCTTTATTCATTCATTTACTTTTGGCGTGTCAAATCACCTTATATATAGAAACAAGTTTAAATACCTTTCTAACGGTTTTTCATCTGTAACTCTTACGCTTCTCCTCCCAAGAGGGAAAAGAATATGAAGTCCGAGGGAGCCAAGGCGAGGACTCTGCATCTTTtacaggtttttttttcttcttctacttataatttattatgatttttgaaaaaatttagtTGATTCAGTCGACCAGCCGGTCATACGGATTGATCCATGATTGCTGGTGGCCTCACAAATATGATTCAGAATCCGACATTTAAAACGTTGCCATCCTTCAAGCATCATCTTTACGACCTCACTTTCATTCTTGTATACTTTCTAAAGTTTCTTGAGAAACTGACCTAGACTGTACTTGGTGAGGCGGTACATACAGTTGTACCGCTAGTGGTCCCATGAAAAGGTAGATTTTTTAGGGCGGTATcgtcctccaacaaaagtttcTTGAGAAACcaacttagagtgtgtttggtgaGACGGTACACAGAGTTGTATCGCTTTGCGGGATCACCTCACCAAATACCAAATTTTTTAGGGCCATACCGCCTCACCAAAAACCAGATCTTTAGGAGCTTTTTCTTGGGTGGCGCTAAAAAGGTATGGATTTCACACCTAAAAGctacatatttattttttaaaatttttttgtgtggGTCTCAGCTTTATATTAAATACAGTATATTTatacttatatttatattatattcgACACaagttaataataaaattttataaattaataattataattatacttataaattaataataatataaacaaaatatattttatataactTAACCACTACCAACATTTAGTAGCTTTACCAAACATTTCACAACTTATTTCAGAGCTTTAAGTTCAATTTCTTTTCACAGCTTAACAGCTAgaattgaaaatcaacacaaccactTTGTCAAACACACACTTAATTTCATTGACAGTCCCTACATTACTTCTTGACTTTTCCCACAACTTGTGTTGCTATGCTGTGTTTGGTGAAGTGATCCGCAGAGCGGTACCGCTTCACCAAACATGTGAAATTTGAGGGAGTTAACCGCCCtcacttttttttataatttttttatgcgGACCCCACATATTTTAAAGTCAAACTTTccctttttaaataaaaaaatgatgggACCCActtgaataataaatattactaataaaccccaactaagatatatttagacttaataaattagatttataattataaatatatatattaataattataataatatatatttttaatttgacattttctttcatttatatatgcagTATATATTTTGTGCCGGGGCTCtgttgtaaaaaaattacagcaggccctgCTGTAATAACTAtttgagatgaaaaaaaattttattttattttgaaaaaattataaatgtgtagtttatgatctaacgaatccaacgatatattttttgttggaaacaaaaatcaaattcatcgtgatccagacaccgaatgttttgcgtttatatccgacggtctaaaattgttaaattatattacaaattttatttaaatatgaaactaaagtaattattatttttacttaataaagtatatttataaattaataatcattatttatttattaaattaacaattaattttttattgaaataaaaaaaattaaaatgaaaaaatataaacaaatatatttacCCAACCTAACCGTTAGCAAAAGTTAACAGCTCtatcaaacacctcacagctttaagctcagctttttttcCACATCTTAAAtgctagcgttgaaaatcaacacaaccgctctaccaaacgggcaCATATAAATATGGGATCcatcttcaaaattcaaacgcTTTGATAATTCATTCAGAGAGCAAAATTATGAAGCTCTTGCGCCCGTTTAGCATAGCGGTACCCAAAGCAAATCTGCTAGCAGTCCCGCTTTGCAATGCCGCTGAGCCAATCGCACATCACAGCCACATGCATGCAGAGCTTTTTTGAGCCGTTGAacgcctttttttttctttttatttcaactCACATGGAGCCCACTGTTATAATGACACTAATATTTTAAAAGTTTATtcatttttctaataaaaataagTTGGGCCCCATTTTTAATTATTGTAAATTTATAGGCTAaacattttttcttattttttaaagtTCTGTGGGTCCCATAGCTATCATTacagtttatcaattttttatataaaaaaacttaatcttaatttcttcacatttttttatttattttacttaaaaaaatttatattagtattctacttaacattttttatttatgtaacgtaaaaaataatttataatttataatattatattttatacttcaaattattttttataaaaaaatgattaaataatgattgtaatatttaaaaaatcattaaataatgaTTTTAGTTTTAAAAGTTTAAATTGAAATATAagcatttttatttatatttgtcaaGAAAATATTATAACTTATTAATACGAATTATATAAAACAATAactcaattattttttgttaatttaccAAACACTACATAATTTATTCAACATCTTTTCCATTAAGGTCAACTTTTAATTCGCCAAACACTTTACAACATATTACATAATTTTAAGCTCGTCTTTTCTTCCACAGTTTTTCCTCTAGCTTTATAACTTTTTGGTTGAACTTTAAAGGTGATAGGTGTAACTATATGCCAAACTGTCGTGGAAATTTTGTCTAGAGATTATAGATAGGGACTATATATGCATATCATAATTACAAAGAAAATGCCTAGCTATTTGGTAATtaagaaataacaaaaaaaaaaaactagttatTTGACAATTCCGTAGGAATGTAAACAACTTGTGGAGGGGAGTTTGTTTCACTAGGAGATAACTTAGAATAGTGGACTAGTAACTATGcatgtatttaattattttttgtttcaaaattgaCAATTGTCATGTataaaattaagaagaaaaaatgatTTTGGACCCTTAAAATTTGGGGCCCCGGCGGCAGCCTACTAATTAGCTGCCTAGTGCTTGAGCCTCCCGGTAATATTCCAACTTGGTCTCTTAATTTGATGTGCAAATTAGTTTCTAACATCTGAAATCTCTCTCTGTTTCGTCACttctaacaaatttttttttttcacagaaaTTGACGGCGAAGGAGGAGAAGCTGAGTGCGAAATTGGCTAAGATGAAAGCAAAGACTCCGCGGATGAAGGAGGGGCTGAACCATTCGAAGGCCGAACTGAATGCGATAGAATCGGAATGCGCCGGATTGAAGGAGGAGCGCAAGCTGGCGATTAAGAAGAAGGACGACCTCCAACTCTACTTCGACTATATGCTGTTTACCTTCTTCGATGGAGGAGATGGTGGAAAATGATGCCTCATCTACTCTTGGTTCCACTTGTTTGGGCATATTTGTCTtattagggctgttattggtatggtaaattatccattggtataccattaccgatcaattggttaccgaaaataacagaagattggtataccgttaccaattgttcggtacggtaaatttaccgatgatttcggtaacggtaacggtaagcaaagttcaaaaccggtaaatttcccgattaccgacatatatattaaatatatattaatattatttttagttttagttttatttaattatgaccattagattgatctaatttaatctagaccatttattatttttagggttatcatttatatatcactcgtagcaatttcattaactttaaagcagcgtttgctacataacaaaatgctttgttggtattgattacatgcttttcttctccatttccattatggtcttttatctttatttatcttgtttcttctagctttcatgctatggagtttaaaacacttcggatactaaaaatattagaaattaatgaaatgaaagattttccgttatagattgttggaataatgttatgtgaattctcctttctttttttctccgattgataggtattttctcttattcacatgtagcacaatgatccttctcattaatctattacttttattattggtattgtaggcaagatgaaagtgttgtactttcatacaatgactattaaacacaatactacttgatgtatttttttttctttctcttttttaaataagtttaagaattggtaaatttaccaattaccgacttaccattaccgatcgatcggtataccgaccatcggtataccgactcttccggtaacggtaacggtaacattttttgagttaccgaaagaattggtatggtaacggtattctgtgtttggtaacggtaaccgtaccaataacagccctatgTCTTATGTTGTCTTTTATTATTGAGTCATGTCCTGTTCAGTCATTTCTCTTTGATGTTAGTTGGTCTTTCTTTCTATTTGTTGTCTTGCTTTTAGGGTCTGTCTGAAGGAGTATGTTCTGTAACTCAATTGTATGAACTTGTGCTGCTCTAAGTCGAAATCACTATACAATATCTCGCGACGACGCACAATATCTCGCGACTTTTGGACTATAAAATACAATAACTTGCTAATCGAATCGATAACGACAACTTCCAACCATGAGTGACTCTTactacttcttttttttaattcatttacTTCTTCCACAGGTCACATCACTTTACTTTATAGGGGTGTGCCTGGTGGGTTTCATGATTCATCTTAACTTAAAGCTTCCCCTCACAAGAGGGAAAAGAATATGAAGTTCGAGGGAGCCAGAGCGTGGACTTTGCATCAACAACAACGCAGAAGATGTTGTAAATCAACAAGACGGAGCAGATATCAGGTATAAAATTTACTTGTCAAGTATACAAGGGTAAGTTCCTCGATAGTTATATTTCATTACTATGTTTTTGTGTTCAGAAAAGAAACATTAAGGCGGCGATTATGCGAGTAAGGGAAGAGATGGCAGAGATTAGTGAAACACAGAGTTCCATCAGAGAGGGTCAGAGGCAAGTTAGGGAAAAAAATCGAGAAGATGCAGAGAGAGCGTGAGCAATTGAGGAAGGCAACAGAGGTTATATCGAAGCAGAGTGCGAGCATCCAATTACGTCTAAATCTCATGTTGCAAATATCAAAAGCAAGAGCTCAAGGCGATTCTGCTTTGGCCGATCAtattctccactctctccggCTGGTTTGATTTCCTCTACCTTcaacactctttatatagtggttatctctatatattatgtatatatcGTCTGTTTTTCctatatatgaaaaataaagttTGGCTGTGTGATCGATGAAAAGAAATCAAACCTAGTATAATAAAGATTATACTAGCCCAGAACCAACAACCAAGTGAAGAAGAACAAACTGGTAAGACAAGAACCAAAAGGACAACCAATAACTGATCTTATTTCACATGAACAAGGGATACTAAAATGTCCAACCACTTGATTTACTACAACAAAACACTACTATAAATAACCATAACAGAAGACTCTAGAACAGACTCAATAAAACATGCAACACGACAATCAAAGCCAAAGAAACACACGTGGGATAATGAACAGACTCGAGAACATAAATGGACACTTGGAAATAACACTATTGACCAAACATTATTTTCCAAACCAGACAAAGTACTCTTCCTTCTCCAAAAAAATCGACTTAAGCTTTCAACAATTGAGAAATCAAAATTCGTGTGCTTCTTTAATTCTTTAAAAATTATCGATGAAAGGAAATAAAATGCaaataatatgaaaaatacGAAAATCCTTGAGAATATATACCAATATATATCATTAACCTTTCAAAAACGTTGCTCCTGCAATCCCATTTGTAGGATTTGATGAAATTAATGATGGAAATGacaacaaaagggaaaaaaaaaaaaaaaaaaggaatgatGTGTAGAACCCAAATGTAATTACAGAAGCATTTTGTTTTAGATTTCTTAAGAAAgtaaagaagagaagaaatgcATTTTAATATTCGAGTCCAATATCATCAAATTTGAAGCCATTGTTGTTCTGAAAATCGCAAGGCTAAGCAGAACGAGCGAATGCAGTAACAATATGTAGATGAACTGAAAGGACACAACCTTGTAGTGTCAAATGAGTTTGCCTATTGgtgttcattatttttttttctcctcctccttcttgtaTTGATCTTATCATGGCTGATTATGTAGGGGTTGCCTACCCCAGAATGGTTTTTGAATAAATTTTATCCCTCCttttgagtaaaaaaaaaacgagTTCTCTTTCACCTTCTTCTCCTCTGATTTTCCATAGATTGTTCCAGAGCTTTGTAGCATCAGCAAAATGAAGATGTGGCCTCCTTACACAAGTTTGATATGCTAAAGATTCAATGATTAAATGTTAACATTTATTTGATTGGTATAGCTAGCatttgtttcattgtttgacaaaacaaaaaaaaactacaaaataaggaaatttACCAAAAATTCAAGATGGTGACAAAGAAGCCAAATTAAAATTTGCGGACTACTTATATATTTTGAAAGCGTTCAAGTATGTCTAGTatgtgaaattattttttttaatatatatatatagagtccTTTTCCTATATGGACGCCCGAATCAAGCCCAGAAGGTGTATTACCAACAATATGTATGGACACAACATACCGATATGACACTATTTTCTCTCCTTcccgtctctctctctttcgTTTTGTTGGGCCATGGTTTTCAACAACTGATCCACCAAATTAAAACCTAGACCGCCACGATCAAAACCACATAAACCTTGATCAACAATGTTTCATATTCAGACTAGAATCAAGAGACCAAAGAACCGATTAAAAAGATTGAATAAAGTTCCTTGAAGTATCTTtcaaataaaaagattcatgaAAGCACAAGCttatataactttttttttaaaa
This genomic window from Tripterygium wilfordii isolate XIE 37 chromosome 9, ASM1340144v1, whole genome shotgun sequence contains:
- the LOC120005344 gene encoding uncharacterized protein LOC120005344 isoform X1 — encoded protein: MKLLLWRRCPLSSSRIKIGRNLVCKRSPRNIVRKKPKRFLNRRQSNKKVGSSKIKEGIARLKTEMAEINVEQKSIAEGQKQVRKKYEEIQREREQLKKETELISQQSHGIRVRLDLMFEIMRARVASDSAKVAQLTLRLKDLIAKPKEQKEALMPDENNI